Proteins from one Procambarus clarkii isolate CNS0578487 chromosome 40, FALCON_Pclarkii_2.0, whole genome shotgun sequence genomic window:
- the LOC123758035 gene encoding merozoite surface protein 2, protein MAVSSTRRGLATKAVRRAGARMALSLLGTNNPKHNLTMADHLLTISARDFAKKWNFDPIKEVPLATGRYDWCSAPQAHAAHDPHAPHAHAHAAHDPHDLRTCLALPTADLRHSQGGVGDLSAHPYIPAHTHIQAHAHVNSQSSTSTNQRHTTAINTPETEESLEVKEDVCTAPEGDGASTRASTSATPSATPSASTSASTSATPSASTSASTSATPSASTSAKGKQEASATSQGAVGTEEQAEARPTTSAKKHKEEHVTEIEFGTEEKAEDRPKAGARGEEGAPGPQGGAGTVPTAQGTSAASPPVPAAAPGRSARQEAVDTSTSTTLPRHPTTRQTCITEYVRPHRSSKSSSRDPDHTSPSKKRSASTLKDHLHQPPHKKVLLQIRA, encoded by the exons ATGGCGGTGTCGTCGACGAGGAGAGGGCTGGCGACGAAGGCGGTGAGGAGGGCGGGGGCCAGGATGGCACTCTCCCTCCTGGGCACCAACAACCCCAAACATAACCTCACAATGGCTgaccacctcctcaccatctccgcCCGCGACTTCGCCAAAAAGTGGAACTTTGACCCCATCAAGGAAGTGCCCCTGGCCACGGGCCGCTACGACTGGTGCTCCGCCCCGCAAGCCCACGCCGCCCACGACCCCCACGCcccccacgcccacgcccacgccgCCCACGACCCCCACGATCTGCGCACCTGCCTCGCCCTGCCCACGGCCGACCTGCGCCACTCTCAGGGCGGGGTGGGCGACCTCTCTGCCCACCCCTATATCCCTGCCCACACCCACATCCAGGCCCACGCCCACGTCAATTCCCAAAGCAGCACATCGACCAACCAGAGACACACAACCGCCATCAACACTCCGGAAACGGAAGAAAGTTTGGAAGTGAAGGAAGATGTGTGTACCGCCCCGGAGGGCGACGGTGCCTCCACCAGGGCCTCCACCAGTGCCACCCCGAGTGCTACCCCGAGTGCCTCCACGAGTGCCTCCACGAGTGCCACCCCGAGTGCCTCCACGAGTGCCTCCACGAGTGCCACCCCGAGTGCCTCCACGAGTGCCAAGGGGAAGCAGGAAGCCTCCGCCACCAGCCAGGGAGCAGTAGGCACCGAGGAGCAGGCAGAGGCTAGGCCTACCACAAGTGCCAAGAAACATAAGGAAGAACATGTGACCGAGATAGAATTTGGCACCGAGGAAAAGGCAGAGGATAGGCCTAAGGCGGGTgccaggggggaggagggtgctCCAGGGCCCCAGGGGGGAGCTGGCACTGTGCCAACAGCACAGGGCACCAGCGCTGCCTCACCTCCCGTCCCCGCTGCTGCACCTGGGAGGAGTGCCAGGCAGGAGGCGGTAGACACATCTACATCTACCACTCTACCCCGCCACCCCACCACACGGCAGACTTGTATAACAG AGTACGTCAGGCCGCACAGATCCTCAAAGAGCAGTTCGAGGGACCCGGACCACACTTCGCCGTCCAAGAAGAGGTCAGCCTCCACCCTTAAGGaccacctccaccagcctccacacaagAAGGTCCTTCTCCAGATCCGAGCATGA